The genomic DNA GACGGGCTGGAGAAGCGTGAGGCGGAGGGCGACCTGGGCGGCACGATGCGGCTCGGTGCCTATGAGGCGAAGCTCGACGGCAACAGTGTCGTCGGATCGATCTATGGCGACACCACGATCTTCGAGCGGCATCGTCACCGTTACGAAGTGAACACCGGCTACAAGGAAGCGCTGGAGAAGGGCGGTCTCGTGTTCTCCGGCATGTCGCCCGACGGCACCTTGCCCGAGATCGTCGAGCGCCCGGATCACCCGTGGTTCGTCGGTGTCCAGTTCCACCCCGAACTGAAGTCGAAGCCGTTCGATCCGCACCCCTTGTTCGCGAGCTTCATCGGCGCCGCCGTGAAGCAGAGCCGGCTTGTCTGACGATCCCGACCTGCCGCCGTGGCGGGTCGAGGCGTCGCGCTACGCGATCGACGATCGCTGGCTGCGCGTGCGCGCGGACGATTGCGTCACGGCGGACGGTGTTCGGATCGCGCCGTTCTTCGTCACCGAGCACCCCGATTGGGTGATCGTCGTCGCAATCGATGCCGCGGATCGCATGCTGCTGGTCGATCAATATCGCCACGGCTGGGGCATCGTTTCGCGCGAGCTCCCGACCGGCGCGATCGACCCTGATGACGCGGACATACTCTCTGCAGCGAAACGTGAACTACTGGAGGAGACCGGATATGGCGGCGGCGATTGGAGCCTGATCGCCACGCTGGCACCGAACCCCGCCAACCAGTCGAACCGCTGCCACGCGATCCTAGCGACGGGTGTCGAAAAGCTCGCCGACCCGCATGACGAGCCGACCGAACGGCTCCGGCTTGTCCTGTTGCCGATCCCCGAAGCGATCACGCTCGCCCGCAGCGGCGGCATCGTTCAGGCGATGCACGTAGCAACGCTGGCGTTGGCGCTTGGGGATCGATGGAGCGGAAAAGACTAAGGCGCCCGAGCCATGCGGCCCGGACGCCCCACGGCGCCTCGAAAAGGGAGCAAAGAGGCGCCGAACGCTCGTAAGTGGCGGGTTGTTATGCGGCTTGCGCCGTATCCTCGCCGCTCTTGTCCTCGACCACCGTCGGCCGCTGCCCGGTCTTGATCGAGATGTTCTTGGGCTTCATCGCCTCGGGCACTTCACGCACCAGATCGACGATCAGCAGCCCGTCGTTCAGCCGTGCGTCCTCGACGAAGACGAAGTCAGCGAGCTCGAAGCGACGCTCGAAGCTGCGCGTGGCGATGCCGACATGTAGGAAATTCGGGCCGGTCGCCTTGTCGTCCTTCTTGCCGGCGACGAGCAGCAGATTCTGCTGTGCCGTGATCTCAATCTCGTCGCGGGCGAAACCGGCCACCGCGAGCGTGATGCGATAGCGATCCTCGGCGAGACGCTCGAGATTGAAGGGCGGGTAATTTTCGGTCGCCGAGCGCGCATTCGCTTCGATCAGGTCGAACAGACGATCAAAACCGATGGTCGAGCGGCGATAGGGGGTAAGATCCAGACGCATTTTCAAGTCCTCCTATGAGCGAGTTGAACCAGCGACGCGCGAATCGCCACGCCACTGTTCGTGCGGCCCGAGAGCGGCGCCGCACGAACAAAATCTGGGGCGGTCAACACAGTTTTCAAGAGGTCGTCGAGAACATCCCCTAATTGCGTCGGGTATTGCAATTCCTACTTTGTTGATCGACGATTGACCCAAGGATTTTTGGGGGAATTATGATGTCGATGACGCTCGCTTTGCTTCTCGCCACGCAGGCTGCGGCACCGGCGCAGTCCGCCGACGAGCCACCAACGGCGCCGTCAGAAACGCTAGCCGAGCCGCCGGAAGATGCCGGCCGCCTCGGTACCGCGCAGCAGGGCGGCGGGGATATTGTCGTTACCGCGCGCCGCCGCGCCGAAACGGTTCAAAGCGTGCCAATCGCGATGTCGGTGATCGGTGGCACGGCGCTGGCGGAAACCGGCGCGTACAACGTCAGCCGGCTGACCCAGCTTCAGCCGACGCTGCAATTCTATTCGACCAACCCGCGCAACTCCGCCGCGAACATTCGCGGCCTCGGCGCACCGTTCGGCCTCACCAACGACGGCATCGAGCAGGGCGTCGGCATCTATGTCGACCAGGTCTATTACAGCCGCATCGCCTCGGCGACGTTCGACTTCACCGATACCGAACGGATCGAGATCCTGCGCGGCCCGCAGGGCACGCTCTACGGCAAGAACACCACCGCCGGCGCGATCAACATCAGCACGCGCAAGCCCAGCTTCGATACGGAAGCGCGGGCCGAGCTGACCGGCGGCAACTACGATTTCTTCCAGGGTAAGTTCTCGCTCTCTGGTGGGCTGGTGGATGACGTGGTCGCCGCGCGCGTATCGGGCTCGATCACCACGCGGCGCGGAACGATCTGGAACACGCGTCAGCAGGAATGGCAAAACAGTCAGGACAATATCGGTCTGCGCGGGCAGATGCTGTTCCAGGCGTCGCCCAACCTCGATGTGACGCTTTACGCCGATTACGCGCGGCAGGATCCGAACTGCTGCGTGCAATATTACGTCCGCACCGGCGCGACTCAGCGCGCGACCAACCGCCAATATGCCGCGCTCGCCGCTGCGTTCGGCTACACGGTGCCATCTACCAACGCTTTCGACCGCGTGACCGATGTCGATTCGGATCTTCAGGCGCTGCAGGAACTCGGCGGCGCGTCGGCGCTCGCCAACTGGAATCTTGGGGCGGGTACGCTCACGTCGGTTACCGCCTGGCGCTTCTGGCACTGGACGCCATCGAACGACCGCGACTTCATTGGTCTTCCGATCACCACAGTCTCTGCCAATCCATCGCAGCAGAGCCAGTTCAGTCAGGAACTACGCTTCGCGTCCGACACCAAGGGGCCAATCGATTACACGTTGGGTGCGTTTTACTTCTATCAGACGATCGATACGCAAGGGCTGCAGATGCAAGGCCCAGCCGCGAGCCGCTTCCTGCTCAATCCCGGTAACTCGCCGTTCGGCGCCAATGGCTGCGCAACTGCGACCACTGCGGCTTGCAGCCCGGCGGTGCTCAACGGGCTTACGTCGCGCAATACGATCGGTTTCAAGAATACGTCCGCTGCGCTGTTCGGAAAGCTGACGTGGCGAGCGGCCGAGAACCTCGAAATCGCGCCCGGCCTTCGCGTCAACTACGACAAGAAGGAAGGCGATTATGTCGCCACCGTTACGACCGGGGCCGGCAGCATGACGCTTAACAACGACCAGCGCGGCGTGCTTGCCCCGCAAAGCTATCAGCCGCAGTTTGACAATTGGAACGTCTCGGGCGACATCACTGTGTCGTACGATTTTACCCCCGACGTGCATTATTACGCGACCTATGCGCGCAGCTACAAATCTGGCGGCATCAACCTTTCCGGCCTGCCGCTCGACGCCGCGAACAACCCGATCCT from Sphingomonas radiodurans includes the following:
- a CDS encoding NUDIX hydrolase — its product is MSDDPDLPPWRVEASRYAIDDRWLRVRADDCVTADGVRIAPFFVTEHPDWVIVVAIDAADRMLLVDQYRHGWGIVSRELPTGAIDPDDADILSAAKRELLEETGYGGGDWSLIATLAPNPANQSNRCHAILATGVEKLADPHDEPTERLRLVLLPIPEAITLARSGGIVQAMHVATLALALGDRWSGKD
- a CDS encoding Hsp20 family protein produces the protein MRLDLTPYRRSTIGFDRLFDLIEANARSATENYPPFNLERLAEDRYRITLAVAGFARDEIEITAQQNLLLVAGKKDDKATGPNFLHVGIATRSFERRFELADFVFVEDARLNDGLLIVDLVREVPEAMKPKNISIKTGQRPTVVEDKSGEDTAQAA
- a CDS encoding TonB-dependent receptor is translated as MSMTLALLLATQAAAPAQSADEPPTAPSETLAEPPEDAGRLGTAQQGGGDIVVTARRRAETVQSVPIAMSVIGGTALAETGAYNVSRLTQLQPTLQFYSTNPRNSAANIRGLGAPFGLTNDGIEQGVGIYVDQVYYSRIASATFDFTDTERIEILRGPQGTLYGKNTTAGAINISTRKPSFDTEARAELTGGNYDFFQGKFSLSGGLVDDVVAARVSGSITTRRGTIWNTRQQEWQNSQDNIGLRGQMLFQASPNLDVTLYADYARQDPNCCVQYYVRTGATQRATNRQYAALAAAFGYTVPSTNAFDRVTDVDSDLQALQELGGASALANWNLGAGTLTSVTAWRFWHWTPSNDRDFIGLPITTVSANPSQQSQFSQELRFASDTKGPIDYTLGAFYFYQTIDTQGLQMQGPAASRFLLNPGNSPFGANGCATATTAACSPAVLNGLTSRNTIGFKNTSAALFGKLTWRAAENLEIAPGLRVNYDKKEGDYVATVTTGAGSMTLNNDQRGVLAPQSYQPQFDNWNVSGDITVSYDFTPDVHYYATYARSYKSGGINLSGLPLDAANNPILQVQTIDPETVNHFELGLKTQFWDRKATVNIAAFWTEIDDYQATVNNQQVGVLRGYLANAGKVRTRGVEVDSAFRPTSGLNIYVNGAYTDAKYVRFTDAPCPPELAGGTTVTGTQRPSPAGTNGPNRTAGLSPESCDISGQVLPGVSKWAFSYGAEYGIPTVIAGREGQVYIGYDGSYRSRFSANPSPSAYTNVSGYSLSNFRAGFKTDEGINVFAWLRNAFDENYYEVLATQSGSTGLIVGQPGDPRTYGVTLSTSF